From Candidatus Flexicrinis proximus, a single genomic window includes:
- a CDS encoding helix-turn-helix transcriptional regulator: MNKFSIGNNLRKLRFNENEMTQQQLADKIRVTRQTIVAIEKGNYSPSLELAFKIALAFNVPLEEVFFIETP; this comes from the coding sequence ATGAACAAGTTCAGCATCGGCAACAACCTGCGCAAGCTGCGCTTCAACGAGAACGAGATGACCCAGCAGCAGTTGGCGGATAAGATCAGGGTCACGCGGCAGACCATCGTCGCCATCGAGAAGGGGAATTACTCACCCTCGCTGGAACTGGCCTTTAAGATCGCGCTCGCCTTCAACGTCCCGTTGGAAGAGGTCTTCTTCATCGAAACCCCGTAG